Proteins from one Emys orbicularis isolate rEmyOrb1 chromosome 2, rEmyOrb1.hap1, whole genome shotgun sequence genomic window:
- the STEAP1 gene encoding STEAP1 protein, which translates to MESRNTLDQDEVQKPEPGRNTGNHNDSNTDLQVTYTHEEVAFFHLHQTHHFDEFEYPSDQYCKQDLFPKWHLPLKIASIASLLIFIYTFLRDVVHPFVTTNENTFYKIPILVINKVLPVVSITLLALVYLPGIFAAGFQLHYGTKYKRFPQWLNGWMLSRKQLGLLSFFFASMHACYSLCYPMRRSYRYKLLNWAYQQVKQKKENAWIEHDVWRMEIYVSLGFLGLALLAILAVTSIPSVSHSLTWREFHCIQSKMGYLALLLCTIHALVFAWNKWVDVNQFVWYTPPTFMIAIFLPIIVLLCKSVLLLPCLRKKIQKIRCGWDANTEMNKTQMTSRL; encoded by the exons AATACGGATTTGCAAGTCACCTACACCCACGAAGAGGTTGCGTTTTTTCATTTACATCAAACACATCATTTTGATGAGTTTGAATACCCTTCAGATCAATACTGCAAGCAAGATCTCTTCCCCAAATGGCACTTGCCACTGAAGATAGCATCTATAGCCTCATTGCTAATATTTATCTATACTTTTCTGAGAGATGTTGTCCACCCTTTTGTCACTACTAATGAAAACACTTTCTATAAAATTCCAATACTGGTCATAAACAAAGTTTTACCAGTGGTTTCAATCACCCTTCTTGCACTGGTTTATTTACCAGGGATATTTGCTGCAGGTTTCCAGCTCCACTATGGGACCAAGTACAAACGATTTCCACAGTGGTTGAATGGGTGGATGTTATCAAGAAAGCAACTCGGCCTTCTCAGTTTTTTCTTTGCCTCAATGCATGCATGCTATAGCTTGTGCTACCCAATGAGGAGATCTTACAGATACAAGCTTTTGAACTGGGCGTACCAACAG GTCaagcaaaaaaaggaaaatgccTGGATTGAACATGATGTCTGGAGAATGGAGATTTACGTGTCTCTAGGGTTTCTGGGACTAGCTCTGCTGGCCATACTGGCAGTAACATCAATTCCATCTGTCAGCCATTCTTTGACCTGGAGAGAGTTCCACTGTATTCAG AGCAAGATGGGGTATTTAGCTTTGCTGCTATGCACAATTCACGCATTGGTATTTGCCTGGAATAAATGGGTTGACGTAAACCAATTTGTGTGGTACACTCCCCCTACATTTATGATAGCCATTTTTCTTCCTATTATAGTCCTGCTTTGTAAAAgcgtcctgcttctcccatgCCTTAGGAAGAAGATCCAGAAGATCCGATGCGGTTGGGATGCTAACACAGAGATGAATAAAACACAGATGACTTCCAGACTGTAG